Proteins encoded within one genomic window of Hahella chejuensis KCTC 2396:
- a CDS encoding [protein-PII] uridylyltransferase, whose amino-acid sequence MTEQSDQALTEAPSIRLDQRLIFDANAYATLLKEGKPALGFLKQSLQCATERLHEQFKSGAPIRELVAGRAAYIDQVLKALWLGANWSDPHKICLLAVGGYGRNELLPHSDIDLLILLDDDADIAEFGPAIEGFITLLWDLNLDIGHSVRTVSESIAKAATDITIATNLLETRTLAGAPELRNQLSRRAYSDESWTDQRFFSAKRDEQLERHQKYGDTEYNLEPNIKTSPGTLRDIQTIGWITKRHFCNENSDSETAYDFLTADEYNTLREGEAYLWRLRYGLQMLAGRNENRLLFDHQRSLANLLGYVDREEGLGVEQMMQEYYRYAMALGELNDVVLQYFDEIILHADDEEVIVPLNRRFHIRNDYIEAINNQTFAYQPFALVEVFLLMAQSPQVRGIRANTIRAIRAHRHLIDDKFRSDLANTSLFMEILKTPHALHRTLSSMKRYGVLGKYLPEFGRIVGKMQHDLFHIYTVDAHTIHVIRNMIRLRNPESVKDYPLATRLVYRLPKLELLYIAGIYHDIAKGRGGDHSELGAEDVEAFCKRHHLSQRDTSLVAWLVRNHLLMSMTAQRKDPSDPEVIHEFASKIDSQIHLDYLYTLTVCDISATNPKLWNTWRAALLRQLYSETKRAIRRGLDTPPDRSQWVADTQAEAREILHSQDFSDDKIDAIWSALEEEYFLQDSTGEIAWQTAAIIRHGDSIEPLVLIRDAKGGEAEGFMQVMVYQRARDDLFAATTATLEQLRLNIAEARINCATDRFSLGSFVVSSADAEMSGTVSKKQISQRLERELSNPEHYPNVIKRRTPRQLKHFYFPTEVTFSNDTVNQRTVMEIITPDRPGLLARIGSILLEHEVELVTARIATLGERVEDVFVLTDVDGAPLSDPELCRTLRDDICGQLDQQNSKEL is encoded by the coding sequence ATGACTGAACAAAGCGACCAGGCATTAACGGAAGCGCCGTCAATCAGGCTTGATCAGCGTCTTATATTTGACGCCAACGCCTACGCCACGCTTCTAAAGGAAGGAAAGCCCGCCCTGGGCTTTCTGAAGCAATCACTACAGTGCGCCACCGAGCGACTGCACGAACAGTTCAAGTCCGGGGCCCCGATCAGAGAATTGGTTGCCGGCCGGGCCGCTTACATTGACCAAGTGCTCAAAGCCTTATGGCTGGGGGCAAACTGGTCTGATCCACATAAAATATGCCTTCTTGCAGTAGGCGGCTACGGGCGCAATGAACTCCTGCCCCATTCAGACATTGATTTACTGATTCTCCTTGATGACGACGCCGACATCGCCGAATTCGGCCCGGCGATTGAGGGGTTCATTACCCTTCTGTGGGATCTCAACCTCGACATTGGCCATAGCGTTCGTACAGTCTCAGAGTCGATAGCCAAAGCGGCCACGGATATCACTATCGCCACCAACCTGCTGGAAACCCGCACTCTTGCGGGCGCGCCAGAGCTTCGCAACCAGCTCAGTCGTCGCGCCTACTCAGACGAGTCCTGGACAGACCAACGCTTTTTCAGCGCCAAACGTGACGAACAGCTGGAAAGGCATCAGAAGTATGGCGACACCGAATACAATCTTGAACCCAACATCAAGACCTCTCCAGGCACTCTGCGCGACATTCAGACCATTGGCTGGATCACCAAACGCCATTTCTGCAATGAAAACAGTGACAGCGAAACGGCTTACGATTTCCTGACCGCTGATGAATACAATACTTTGCGCGAAGGCGAGGCCTACCTGTGGCGCCTAAGATACGGCCTGCAAATGCTGGCGGGACGCAACGAGAACAGATTGCTTTTCGACCACCAACGCTCACTGGCCAATCTACTGGGCTATGTCGACCGTGAAGAAGGTCTCGGCGTCGAGCAGATGATGCAGGAGTATTACCGCTACGCCATGGCGCTAGGCGAGCTTAACGACGTGGTATTGCAATACTTTGACGAAATTATCCTGCATGCGGACGATGAAGAGGTCATCGTGCCGCTCAACAGGCGCTTCCATATCCGCAACGACTATATTGAAGCCATTAACAACCAGACGTTCGCGTACCAGCCTTTCGCACTGGTGGAAGTTTTTCTGCTGATGGCGCAAAGCCCCCAGGTCAGAGGTATTCGCGCCAACACCATACGGGCAATCAGAGCGCACCGACACCTTATAGACGATAAATTCCGCAGCGATTTGGCCAACACTTCTCTATTTATGGAGATTCTAAAAACGCCTCACGCCCTGCACCGCACCCTCTCATCCATGAAACGCTATGGCGTACTAGGCAAATATCTTCCAGAATTTGGCCGCATTGTCGGCAAGATGCAGCACGACTTATTTCATATTTACACCGTGGATGCGCACACCATTCATGTTATTCGCAACATGATCCGCCTGCGCAATCCTGAGAGCGTCAAAGATTATCCATTGGCGACCCGGTTGGTGTATCGACTCCCCAAACTTGAGCTTTTATATATCGCCGGCATCTATCACGACATAGCCAAGGGACGTGGCGGCGACCACTCGGAACTGGGCGCAGAGGACGTCGAAGCCTTCTGTAAGAGACACCATCTCAGCCAGCGGGATACCAGTTTGGTAGCCTGGCTGGTGCGCAACCACTTACTGATGTCGATGACAGCGCAGCGTAAAGATCCATCAGACCCCGAAGTGATTCATGAGTTCGCCAGCAAGATAGACTCGCAAATCCATTTGGATTATCTCTACACCCTTACTGTATGCGATATCAGCGCCACCAACCCCAAACTATGGAACACTTGGCGCGCAGCGCTCTTACGACAGCTCTACAGCGAAACCAAACGGGCAATCCGCCGCGGCCTGGATACTCCGCCCGACCGTAGTCAGTGGGTTGCGGATACTCAGGCTGAGGCGCGTGAAATACTACACTCGCAGGATTTTAGCGACGACAAAATCGACGCCATCTGGAGCGCCCTGGAAGAAGAATACTTTCTGCAGGACTCCACAGGCGAAATTGCATGGCAGACCGCAGCCATCATCCGTCACGGCGACTCCATTGAGCCGCTAGTATTAATTCGCGACGCCAAAGGCGGCGAAGCGGAAGGCTTCATGCAAGTCATGGTGTATCAGCGCGCCCGCGACGACTTATTCGCCGCCACGACAGCCACGCTGGAGCAACTGCGCTTAAACATTGCCGAGGCCCGCATCAACTGCGCCACCGACAGATTCAGTCTTGGCTCATTTGTTGTCAGCAGCGCCGACGCGGAGATGAGCGGAACCGTCAGCAAAAAGCAGATCTCTCAGCGCTTAGAGAGAGAACTAAGCAATCCGGAACACTACCCTAATGTCATCAAGCGGCGCACTCCCAGGCAGTTGAAGCATTTTTACTTTCCAACCGAAGTCACCTTCAGCAATGACACCGTCAACCAACGCACAGTTATGGAAATTATCACTCCAGACCGTCCAGGCCTGCTCGCCCGCATTGGCAGCATCCTGCTGGAGCATGAGGTGGAGCTGGTCACAGCCCGCATTGCAACGCTTGGTGAACGGGTAGAAGACGTTTTCGTTCTGACAGATGTTGATGGGGCCCCCTTGAGCGACCCCGAGCTATGCCGGACATTGCGCGACGATATCTGCGGACAATTAGATCAACAGAACAGCAAAGAACTATAG
- the dapC gene encoding succinyldiaminopimelate transaminase, with protein MNPNLSRLQPYPFEKLAQLKQSAHPPEHLPHIALSIGEPKHAPPEFALEVLRNNMSALSRYPTTKGEPELRQAIVRWLEKRFNLAGGVDPESQVLPVNGTREALFAFAQAVIAPTQDALVVSPNPFYQIYEGAAYLAGAEPYFLPCDAGNGFIPDFDSVPNSIWRRCQLLFLCTPGNPTGRVIPAEILKKLIALADEHSFIIASDECYSEIYFDESAAPIGLLEACAELGRHDYRRCVVFHSLSKRSNVPGLRSGFVAGDANILREFLRYRTYHGCSMPIPTQLASIALWGDEEHVRQNRAQYVRKFRSFKEILAPCWPLEAPDAAFYFWAQTPIPDDAFAQRLYAEKNLTVLPGRFLGREQQDVNPGAGRVRMALVASVEECIEAAHRIKSFIESL; from the coding sequence ATGAACCCTAACCTATCTCGTCTACAGCCGTATCCTTTTGAAAAACTGGCGCAGCTGAAACAGTCCGCTCATCCGCCAGAACATCTGCCTCACATAGCGCTTTCCATCGGCGAACCCAAGCATGCGCCACCAGAGTTCGCCCTGGAAGTGCTGCGGAATAATATGAGCGCGCTTTCACGCTATCCCACGACCAAGGGAGAGCCTGAGCTTCGTCAGGCCATCGTCAGATGGCTGGAGAAGCGCTTCAATCTGGCGGGAGGGGTAGACCCGGAATCTCAAGTCTTGCCGGTCAATGGCACCCGAGAAGCCCTGTTCGCCTTTGCGCAGGCGGTTATCGCTCCCACTCAGGACGCCCTTGTCGTCAGCCCGAATCCCTTCTACCAGATATATGAAGGCGCCGCTTACTTGGCGGGAGCTGAGCCTTATTTTTTGCCTTGCGACGCTGGCAATGGCTTCATCCCTGATTTTGACTCCGTCCCAAACTCCATTTGGCGACGCTGTCAGCTTCTGTTTCTTTGCACCCCGGGCAACCCAACGGGTCGCGTCATCCCCGCCGAGATACTAAAGAAACTGATCGCTCTGGCTGATGAGCACAGTTTCATTATTGCTTCGGACGAATGTTATTCGGAGATATATTTCGATGAGTCCGCAGCCCCCATTGGGTTACTGGAAGCCTGCGCCGAGTTGGGCCGACATGACTATCGCCGCTGTGTTGTATTTCACAGTCTGTCAAAACGCTCAAACGTTCCGGGTTTAAGATCAGGTTTCGTGGCAGGCGATGCGAACATACTGCGAGAGTTTCTTCGCTATCGCACTTACCATGGCTGCTCAATGCCCATCCCGACGCAACTCGCCTCCATCGCACTCTGGGGAGATGAAGAACATGTGCGACAAAATCGCGCCCAGTATGTGAGGAAGTTTCGCAGCTTTAAGGAGATACTTGCTCCCTGCTGGCCTCTTGAGGCGCCCGACGCCGCATTTTATTTCTGGGCTCAAACGCCAATCCCTGACGACGCGTTTGCACAACGCCTTTACGCAGAGAAAAACCTCACCGTTTTGCCCGGACGTTTCTTAGGGCGAGAACAGCAGGACGTCAATCCCGGGGCGGGACGCGTCCGTATGGCGCTGGTCGCCTCAGTAGAGGAGTGCATTGAGGCCGCCCATCGCATCAAATCATTTATAGAGTCACTGTGA
- a CDS encoding ArsC family reductase — protein MSLKVYGISNCDTVKKARKWLEANNIEYTFHDFKKSGVPQSNLEAWLNALGVETLVNKRGTTWRKLSDSDKADIESGAKTQELLSEHSSVIKRPVIETPSGEVITGFTPSQLEKYA, from the coding sequence ATGAGTTTGAAAGTGTACGGAATCAGCAACTGCGACACCGTAAAAAAAGCCCGAAAGTGGTTGGAAGCCAATAATATTGAATATACTTTTCACGACTTTAAAAAATCTGGCGTCCCCCAGAGCAATCTGGAAGCCTGGCTTAACGCACTAGGCGTGGAAACGTTAGTCAATAAAAGGGGAACAACCTGGCGCAAACTCTCGGACTCAGATAAGGCTGATATAGAATCAGGGGCCAAGACACAAGAATTACTATCGGAACACAGCTCCGTTATCAAGCGCCCGGTGATCGAGACGCCGTCAGGAGAAGTCATCACAGGTTTTACTCCATCTCAGCTGGAGAAATACGCCTGA
- the dapD gene encoding 2,3,4,5-tetrahydropyridine-2,6-dicarboxylate N-succinyltransferase yields the protein MLAFGIGVGAKNSKGDWLETYFAAPLWNPAAEVKELLKDSLGYAGGNQTLELDAQKLEALAIAFEKASLPAQAQTAKALRDSKRPTVAVIIEADDKASSTPEVYLKLQLISHRFVKPHGINLEGIFALLPNVAWTSQGAIDIDELSSRQLTARANGETLRIFSVDKFPQMTDYVVPKGVRIADTARVRLGAYVGEGTTIMHEGFVNFNAGTEGASMIEGRISAGVMIGEGSDLGGGCSTMGTLSGGGAIIISVGKNSLIGANAGIGIPLGDRCKVEAGLYITAGSKVAVMDDKGEVAKVVKARELAGQNDLLFRRNSETGRIEVVTNKTAIQLNEALHANN from the coding sequence ATGTTGGCATTTGGCATTGGCGTAGGCGCCAAGAACAGCAAAGGAGACTGGCTTGAAACCTATTTCGCCGCCCCTTTGTGGAACCCCGCAGCAGAAGTAAAAGAGCTGTTGAAGGATTCATTGGGCTACGCCGGCGGCAACCAGACACTGGAGCTTGACGCTCAAAAGCTGGAGGCTCTGGCCATCGCGTTCGAGAAAGCGAGCCTGCCCGCACAAGCGCAAACAGCCAAGGCATTACGTGACTCAAAACGCCCAACGGTGGCCGTCATTATTGAAGCAGACGATAAAGCCTCTTCCACACCCGAAGTTTACTTAAAGTTGCAGCTGATATCCCATCGCTTTGTGAAACCTCACGGGATTAATCTGGAAGGCATTTTCGCACTACTTCCCAATGTTGCCTGGACATCACAAGGCGCCATAGACATTGATGAACTCTCATCACGTCAACTGACCGCTCGCGCCAATGGCGAAACCCTGCGCATATTTTCCGTGGACAAATTCCCGCAGATGACTGATTACGTAGTCCCCAAAGGCGTGCGCATCGCCGATACAGCCCGAGTCAGGCTCGGCGCTTATGTCGGTGAAGGCACCACTATCATGCACGAAGGCTTCGTCAACTTTAACGCTGGCACCGAAGGCGCATCCATGATTGAAGGCCGCATTTCCGCAGGCGTGATGATCGGAGAAGGCTCAGATCTTGGCGGCGGCTGCTCCACCATGGGCACACTGTCCGGCGGCGGAGCTATTATCATCTCCGTCGGCAAGAACTCGCTGATTGGCGCCAATGCGGGTATAGGCATCCCCTTGGGCGACCGCTGCAAAGTTGAAGCAGGCCTGTACATCACCGCCGGCTCCAAAGTGGCGGTAATGGACGACAAAGGCGAAGTGGCAAAAGTCGTCAAGGCCCGTGAGCTGGCCGGCCAGAACGACCTCTTGTTCCGCCGTAACTCTGAAACGGGCAGAATTGAAGTCGTCACCAACAAAACGGCGATCCAGTTGAACGAAGCGTTGCACGCCAATAACTGA
- the dapE gene encoding succinyl-diaminopimelate desuccinylase — MTDSLSPTLELAVELIKRPSVTPHDAGCQELLSQRLQTIGFEITDLPFGEVQNFWARRGSQAPLVVFAGHTDVVPTGPEEKWEHPPFAAEVKDGVLHGRGAADMKGSLAAFMTACERFVKKHPNHRGSIGWLITSDEEGHAVNGTVKVVEYLVDKGEVIDWCIVGEPSSTHTVGDVIKNGRRGSIGATLIVKGVQGHVAYPHLADNPIHKAAPALAELANEKWDEGNAFFPATSLQISNINGGTGATNVIPGELNIMFNLRFSTELNADVIKQRSEAILQKHGLDYDIEWRLYGEPFLTSKGPLIEATQKAIKHVRGSDTTLSTSGGTSDGRFIAPTGAQVVELGPCNATIHRINEQVLVSEIDQLSSIYEHILEELLVVGSE, encoded by the coding sequence ATGACCGATTCCCTATCTCCTACCCTGGAACTGGCGGTGGAACTAATCAAGCGCCCTTCCGTCACCCCTCACGACGCAGGCTGCCAGGAACTATTAAGTCAAAGGTTGCAAACCATAGGATTTGAGATAACAGATCTACCGTTCGGAGAGGTGCAAAACTTTTGGGCCAGGCGCGGATCGCAAGCCCCACTGGTCGTTTTCGCCGGCCACACCGATGTTGTCCCGACAGGACCAGAAGAAAAGTGGGAGCACCCTCCCTTCGCCGCTGAGGTGAAAGACGGCGTGCTACACGGCAGAGGCGCCGCAGATATGAAGGGAAGCCTGGCGGCCTTCATGACGGCCTGCGAACGTTTCGTTAAAAAACACCCCAACCATCGTGGCTCTATCGGCTGGCTGATTACCAGCGACGAAGAAGGTCACGCAGTGAACGGCACCGTCAAAGTTGTGGAATACCTGGTTGACAAAGGCGAGGTCATTGATTGGTGCATCGTCGGCGAACCATCCAGCACCCATACTGTAGGCGATGTCATCAAGAACGGACGCCGCGGCTCTATAGGCGCCACACTGATAGTTAAAGGCGTTCAAGGACATGTCGCCTACCCCCATCTGGCCGACAACCCGATTCACAAAGCTGCGCCTGCGCTTGCGGAACTAGCAAATGAGAAGTGGGACGAGGGCAATGCTTTCTTTCCCGCCACCAGCCTGCAAATCTCTAACATTAACGGTGGAACTGGCGCCACCAATGTGATTCCAGGCGAACTTAACATCATGTTTAATTTGCGCTTTTCCACCGAGCTAAACGCAGACGTCATCAAGCAAAGAAGTGAAGCAATTCTTCAAAAGCATGGCTTGGACTACGATATAGAATGGCGCTTATATGGCGAGCCCTTTCTGACCAGTAAAGGACCATTAATCGAGGCCACCCAGAAAGCAATCAAGCATGTTCGCGGATCTGACACAACTCTTTCCACCAGCGGAGGAACGTCAGACGGTCGCTTTATCGCCCCAACCGGCGCGCAGGTAGTAGAATTAGGCCCCTGCAATGCAACCATACATCGAATTAATGAACAGGTTCTGGTTAGCGAGATTGACCAACTTAGCAGTATTTATGAACATATCCTGGAAGAATTACTCGTAGTCGGGTCTGAGTAG
- a CDS encoding cold-shock protein — MKDNNSVKMMIAVIAGLILPIVLGVALSLFGMQPTFSFMADGSGLTSLLTSGAGIGVYLITAALFILAGFLPAILSGSSEESYEEDNANDERESGIVKWFNPNKGFGFITREGGDDIFVHFRSIRGRGHRSLRQGQKVRFRTVEGDKGLQAEDVSPVR; from the coding sequence ATGAAAGATAATAATTCAGTAAAAATGATGATTGCAGTGATTGCCGGTCTTATTCTTCCTATCGTGCTTGGCGTTGCGCTGAGTCTTTTCGGTATGCAGCCCACATTTTCCTTCATGGCGGACGGCAGTGGATTAACGAGTCTCTTAACTTCTGGCGCAGGAATTGGCGTTTATTTGATCACCGCTGCGCTATTTATTCTGGCTGGTTTTTTGCCGGCGATATTGTCCGGAAGCTCGGAAGAGTCTTACGAGGAAGATAACGCCAATGATGAGCGCGAGTCAGGTATTGTTAAGTGGTTTAATCCAAATAAGGGGTTTGGGTTCATTACTCGTGAAGGCGGTGATGACATATTTGTTCACTTCCGTTCCATTCGTGGTAGAGGGCATCGCTCTTTGCGTCAAGGGCAGAAAGTGAGATTCCGGACAGTGGAAGGAGACAAAGGCCTGCAGGCGGAGGATGTCTCTCCCGTTCGCTGA
- a CDS encoding SlyX family protein, with amino-acid sequence MEQRVTDLETKIAFLDDLITSLNDTIYQQDRRIEKLQSQLDNLREQLESVRELLPEDGEEGPPPHY; translated from the coding sequence ATGGAACAACGAGTCACCGATCTGGAAACCAAGATTGCTTTCCTGGACGACCTGATCACATCGCTCAACGACACAATCTACCAGCAAGACAGGCGGATTGAAAAACTGCAGAGCCAGCTGGACAACCTGCGTGAACAGCTTGAGAGCGTGAGAGAACTGTTGCCAGAGGATGGGGAAGAGGGGCCGCCTCCGCATTATTGA
- a CDS encoding cytidylyltransferase domain-containing protein, producing MDIVKRNIPQTKKTIAVIPARGGSKGIPRKNLRPLAGMPLIYYAINSCLNSSLLSYVVVSTDDDEIALLAEKFGARVHHRPTTLGGDKVTLDPVIIEAVNHIEREDNLRFNLVVTVQPTSPLTRSLDIDKVIERLYDSDYDTILSATDDRHLCWTKENCDYVPEYSERVNRQQLPPRYRETGAIIACRRDIIESGTRIGKKVSLYITPPNISFDIDTVTDLFLCESILKRKKITFVVTGNKNTGTGHIYRSLMLANELVQHEISFIITNDDIIAKRLIKENNYPLYSVSKDRLTSAVIDHNPDIVINDILDTSLEYIKKIKERSIKVVNFEDLGPGSKAANLVFNALYPAKESSPNILSGPTYFCLRDEFIYTPPREKTGIIKSILLTFGGVDENNITLRALKILEGILSLNLGIHITIITGSGYGHSDELHSHLKTSKEYMNIKLVKHTKRISHYMNSSDLAITSGGRTVLELASLKVPTITICQNTREVSHFLLGKNRGIINMGLNSVVTDAELENTISDLIANSDRVKSMIQSLEEIDLTKGKSLVIKRILNLLNSEDKNEQRI from the coding sequence TTGGACATAGTAAAGCGTAATATCCCCCAAACTAAAAAGACTATTGCCGTGATTCCTGCTAGAGGGGGCTCGAAAGGCATTCCCAGAAAGAACCTTCGACCATTAGCGGGGATGCCGCTTATCTATTACGCAATTAATAGCTGTTTAAACTCCTCCCTACTTAGCTATGTTGTTGTTAGTACAGACGATGACGAAATAGCTTTACTCGCAGAAAAGTTTGGCGCCAGAGTCCATCACAGACCTACAACGCTGGGCGGAGATAAAGTCACTCTTGATCCGGTAATAATTGAAGCGGTCAATCATATTGAAAGAGAAGATAATTTACGTTTCAATCTCGTTGTAACAGTTCAGCCAACTTCTCCATTGACTCGCTCTTTAGATATTGACAAAGTTATAGAAAGATTATATGACAGTGACTATGATACAATACTTAGTGCAACAGATGATCGCCACCTTTGCTGGACGAAGGAAAACTGTGACTATGTACCTGAATACTCAGAGAGAGTAAACAGGCAACAACTCCCCCCCAGGTACAGAGAAACAGGTGCAATAATAGCATGTAGAAGAGATATAATAGAGAGCGGTACTAGAATTGGGAAAAAGGTCTCTCTTTATATAACCCCTCCGAATATCAGCTTCGACATTGATACAGTAACTGATCTATTTTTATGCGAGAGCATATTAAAAAGGAAAAAAATTACTTTTGTCGTCACTGGAAACAAAAACACCGGCACAGGACATATATACAGAAGCTTAATGCTTGCCAATGAGCTTGTGCAGCATGAAATCTCCTTTATCATCACTAATGATGACATCATTGCCAAGCGACTTATAAAGGAAAACAATTACCCTCTATACTCCGTCTCAAAAGACAGACTCACATCAGCAGTTATTGATCACAATCCAGATATAGTAATTAACGACATCCTTGATACATCTCTCGAGTATATAAAAAAGATAAAAGAAAGAAGCATTAAAGTAGTTAACTTCGAGGATTTGGGGCCAGGGTCGAAAGCTGCAAACCTCGTATTCAACGCGCTGTATCCTGCCAAGGAAAGCTCTCCAAACATATTATCCGGGCCTACTTACTTCTGCCTGAGAGATGAGTTTATTTACACGCCTCCTAGAGAAAAAACAGGGATAATAAAGTCAATATTACTAACTTTTGGAGGAGTTGATGAAAACAATATCACTCTACGGGCACTAAAAATACTTGAAGGCATCCTTTCTCTAAATTTAGGAATCCATATAACAATCATTACTGGATCAGGTTATGGACATAGTGATGAGCTTCACAGCCATCTAAAAACCAGCAAAGAATACATGAATATAAAACTGGTAAAACACACAAAAAGAATTTCTCATTACATGAACAGTTCTGACCTAGCTATCACATCTGGAGGAAGAACTGTTCTTGAACTTGCCTCTTTAAAAGTCCCTACTATTACTATCTGCCAAAATACTAGAGAAGTCAGTCACTTTTTACTTGGAAAAAATCGCGGCATAATCAACATGGGCTTAAACTCAGTAGTAACTGATGCAGAACTAGAAAACACAATCAGCGACCTGATAGCCAACTCCGATAGAGTTAAATCAATGATTCAATCATTAGAAGAGATTGATTTAACCAAAGGAAAATCCCTCGTTATTAAAAGAATACTTAATCTATTAAACAGTGAGGACAAAAATGAGCAAAGAATTTAG
- a CDS encoding N-acetylneuraminate synthase family protein has product MSKEFSIGSFIPTFLSPYIIAEIGVNHEGSLEKAKNLILDAKEAGAHAAKFQTYKAEKLSAKHSPAYWDTSKEKTQSQYKLFQKYDSFGKEEYIELSLFCNKIGIDFLSTPFDLESVDFLSSLMPAFKLASADITNLPLLRKIGACRKPVIVSTGAASIPEIAFAVEELERSGAIQVALLHCVLNYPTAVEHAQLSMIPYLSRIFQHHCIGYSDHVTPFKGMPALEVAAMSGALIIEKHFTYDKSLPGNDHYHAMDKTDLKNFVSNLIVYRNLYGNGVKDLTLEQSARANARRSIYASRDINAGETITENDIIAKRPGLGISPIFWDQVIGKKMRTSINNDEPLTWPHFE; this is encoded by the coding sequence ATGAGCAAAGAATTTAGTATAGGCAGTTTTATCCCGACATTTCTATCCCCTTATATCATTGCTGAAATTGGTGTAAACCACGAGGGCTCTTTAGAAAAAGCCAAGAATTTAATACTGGATGCAAAAGAGGCCGGAGCCCATGCAGCAAAATTTCAGACCTATAAGGCGGAAAAGCTCTCAGCCAAACATAGCCCAGCTTATTGGGATACAAGCAAAGAGAAGACTCAGAGCCAATATAAACTTTTTCAAAAGTATGATAGCTTCGGAAAAGAAGAGTATATAGAACTTTCACTCTTCTGTAATAAAATAGGTATAGACTTTCTCTCCACTCCTTTCGACCTAGAGTCTGTAGACTTTCTATCAAGCCTGATGCCTGCTTTTAAGTTAGCTTCAGCAGACATTACAAACTTGCCGTTACTTCGTAAAATCGGAGCCTGCAGAAAACCAGTTATTGTTTCAACTGGGGCTGCATCGATACCTGAAATCGCATTTGCGGTTGAGGAACTTGAACGGTCAGGTGCAATACAAGTCGCTCTTTTACATTGTGTACTGAACTATCCAACAGCAGTAGAGCATGCACAGCTGTCTATGATTCCTTACCTTTCCAGAATATTTCAACACCACTGCATAGGATATTCAGACCATGTCACTCCCTTTAAAGGCATGCCAGCTCTTGAGGTTGCAGCCATGTCTGGTGCGTTAATTATAGAGAAACACTTTACCTATGACAAAAGCCTACCAGGCAACGACCACTACCATGCAATGGATAAAACTGACCTGAAGAACTTCGTTTCAAATCTGATCGTTTATCGCAACTTATATGGCAATGGAGTAAAAGATCTGACTCTAGAACAGTCAGCCAGAGCAAATGCTCGTAGATCTATCTATGCCTCAAGAGATATTAACGCAGGTGAAACCATTACAGAGAACGATATTATTGCAAAACGACCCGGTCTTGGTATAAGCCCCATCTTCTGGGATCAAGTTATTGGAAAAAAAATGCGGACGAGCATAAATAACGACGAACCACTTACTTGGCCTCATTTCGAATAG